A single window of Brevundimonas naejangsanensis DNA harbors:
- a CDS encoding cysteine hydrolase family protein: MASGIIYGRIPASAVHLCVDMQRMFAEETAWRTPWMPRVLPVVVRLCERRADRTCFTRFIPARSPGDGRGAWRRYWRRWESITLENLGEEGVELLPELQTFTPPARVLDKAHYSPWMGTNLASALAAGQVDTLVVTGAETDMCVLAAVLGAVDLGFRVIVVSDAVCSSSDQAHEALLNLYHDRFSQQIETAECDEVLDAWT; the protein is encoded by the coding sequence ATGGCTTCCGGCATCATCTATGGGCGCATTCCAGCCTCTGCGGTGCATCTATGCGTCGACATGCAACGGATGTTCGCAGAGGAAACAGCCTGGCGGACGCCGTGGATGCCCCGCGTGCTGCCGGTCGTCGTGCGCCTGTGCGAGCGCCGTGCTGATCGCACGTGCTTCACCCGCTTTATCCCCGCCCGCTCGCCGGGCGATGGTCGAGGAGCCTGGCGGCGGTATTGGCGTCGATGGGAGTCGATCACCCTCGAAAACCTGGGGGAGGAGGGCGTTGAGCTCTTGCCCGAGCTTCAAACCTTCACTCCACCCGCCCGTGTCTTAGACAAGGCGCACTACTCGCCTTGGATGGGGACAAATCTGGCGTCAGCCCTTGCGGCGGGACAGGTGGACACGCTTGTGGTGACGGGGGCCGAGACGGATATGTGCGTCCTCGCAGCCGTACTGGGCGCCGTGGATCTGGGCTTTCGCGTGATCGTGGTCTCCGACGCGGTGTGCAGTTCGTCAGATCAGGCGCACGAAGCTCTGCTCAACCTCTACCATGACCGCTTCAGCCAGCAGATCGAAACGGCCGAATGCGATGAGGTGCTGGACGCCTGGACCTAG
- a CDS encoding DUF1365 domain-containing protein yields the protein MTYGSALYRGVVAHRRLRPREHRLNYRVFWLLLDLAEIDALDRRLRLFSRNRFNLLSFHDRDHGDGAGGPLRPQIEAYLGRAGIDIEGGPIRLLTMPRVLGYVFNPISLYYCHGADGRLAAVVYEVTSTFGVRHAYVIPVPAEDQAAGRIRQGAAKALYVSPFMGMEMDYEFRGHAPDERLNLTIDGLDVQGVLITAAMSGERRDLTDANLLSAAAAMPLLTFKVMAAIHWEALKLWLKRIPLTRQPPPAWDPVTIQRKARESRLGR from the coding sequence GTGACCTATGGTTCGGCCCTTTATCGCGGAGTTGTCGCCCACAGGCGGCTTCGGCCGCGCGAGCATCGGCTGAACTACCGCGTGTTCTGGCTGCTGCTGGACCTGGCTGAGATCGACGCCCTGGATCGGCGGCTGCGTCTGTTCTCGCGCAATCGCTTCAACCTGCTGTCCTTTCATGACCGGGATCACGGCGATGGCGCGGGCGGGCCGCTGCGGCCGCAGATCGAGGCCTATCTGGGCCGGGCCGGGATAGACATCGAGGGCGGGCCGATCCGCTTGCTGACCATGCCGCGTGTGCTGGGTTATGTCTTCAATCCGATCAGCCTCTATTACTGTCACGGGGCCGACGGTCGGCTCGCGGCGGTGGTCTATGAGGTCACCAGCACCTTCGGCGTGCGGCACGCCTATGTCATTCCCGTCCCGGCGGAAGATCAGGCGGCCGGCCGGATCCGTCAGGGCGCGGCCAAGGCCCTGTACGTCTCGCCCTTCATGGGGATGGAGATGGATTATGAGTTTCGCGGCCATGCGCCGGACGAGCGTCTGAACCTGACCATCGACGGCCTAGACGTCCAAGGCGTGTTGATCACGGCGGCCATGTCGGGAGAGCGTCGCGACCTGACCGACGCGAACCTGTTGTCGGCGGCCGCCGCCATGCCGTTGCTGACGTTCAAGGTCATGGCCGCCATCCACTGGGAGGCGCTGAAGCTCTGGCTCAAGCGTATTCCTCTCACCCGGCAACCGCCGCCGGCCTGGGATCCGGTCACCATTCAGCGTAAGGCGCGAGAGAGTCGTCTTGGCCGGTGA
- a CDS encoding lipocalin family protein → MNLKRTSLVVLFAVGTAAPLSACATLQRGPVGNSAVPQPAKAVDLNRYAGLWYEIGRYENGFERGCEAVTAEYGLRDDGLVSVLNTCRQGAVDGPVKTAEGRAKVTPGSDNAKLKVSFFGPFYLGDYWVLDRADDYSWSIVGEPSGRYLWLLSRNPQPDQATRSAIMERTKALGYDLSLVRDVRH, encoded by the coding sequence ATGAACCTGAAACGAACCAGCCTCGTTGTTCTGTTCGCCGTCGGGACCGCCGCCCCCTTGTCGGCGTGCGCCACATTGCAGCGTGGTCCGGTCGGCAACTCGGCCGTGCCCCAACCGGCTAAGGCGGTGGACCTGAACCGCTACGCAGGGCTGTGGTACGAGATCGGTCGCTACGAGAACGGCTTCGAACGCGGCTGCGAAGCGGTGACGGCGGAATACGGTCTGCGTGACGACGGCCTGGTCAGCGTGCTGAACACCTGTCGCCAGGGCGCTGTGGACGGACCCGTCAAGACGGCCGAGGGCAGGGCCAAGGTGACGCCCGGTTCCGACAACGCCAAGCTGAAGGTCTCGTTCTTCGGCCCCTTCTATCTGGGCGATTACTGGGTGCTGGATCGGGCGGACGATTATTCCTGGTCGATCGTCGGCGAACCCTCGGGTCGATACCTGTGGCTGCTGAGCCGTAATCCCCAGCCGGACCAAGCGACGCGATCCGCCATCATGGAGCGGACGAAGGCGCTCGGGTATGATCTTTCCCTGGTCAGAGACGTTCGACACTAG
- a CDS encoding DUF1295 domain-containing protein: protein MIGALLALWAGAALFLVLVMAAAWLVQRRTGQGGWADAFWSLGLGAAGVLVALFPLDSAAPSARQTLAACLIGAWGLRLSLHIAARARSSHEDPRYARLRQDWGPHFQPRMFGFLMLQAGAAALLALSILVAARNPAPGLNFQDALATLVFVAALCGEALADRQLSRFKADPANRGEVCDTGLWAWSRHPNYFFEWLGWCAWPIFALNLSGGWPWGWLALSGPAYIYWLLTRVSGVPLLEAHMRRSRPEAFAAYAARTSVFFPRPPRP from the coding sequence GTGATCGGCGCCCTGCTGGCGCTTTGGGCCGGGGCGGCGCTGTTCCTGGTTCTTGTGATGGCGGCCGCTTGGCTGGTTCAACGCCGTACAGGTCAGGGGGGATGGGCGGACGCCTTCTGGTCGCTGGGCTTGGGCGCGGCGGGGGTCTTGGTGGCCCTGTTCCCGCTCGACAGCGCCGCGCCGTCCGCCCGCCAGACCCTCGCGGCCTGTCTGATCGGCGCCTGGGGATTGCGTCTGAGCCTGCACATCGCCGCCCGCGCCCGCTCGTCGCACGAAGACCCGCGCTACGCCCGCCTGCGACAGGATTGGGGGCCGCATTTTCAGCCCCGGATGTTCGGCTTCCTGATGCTGCAGGCGGGGGCCGCCGCCCTCCTTGCGCTCAGCATCCTGGTCGCCGCCCGTAATCCGGCGCCGGGCCTGAATTTCCAGGACGCCCTTGCGACCCTCGTGTTCGTGGCCGCCCTGTGCGGCGAAGCTCTGGCTGATCGCCAACTGAGCCGCTTCAAGGCCGATCCGGCCAATCGCGGCGAAGTCTGCGACACCGGCCTCTGGGCCTGGTCCCGGCATCCCAACTACTTCTTCGAATGGCTCGGCTGGTGCGCCTGGCCGATCTTCGCCCTCAACCTGAGCGGCGGCTGGCCGTGGGGGTGGTTGGCGCTGAGCGGACCGGCCTACATCTATTGGCTGCTGACCCGGGTGTCGGGCGTGCCCTTGCTCGAGGCCCACATGCGTCGCTCGCGCCCCGAGGCCTTCGCGGCCTACGCCGCCCGCACCAGCGTCTTCTTTCCCCGGCCGCCAAGGCCTTAA
- a CDS encoding nucleotidyltransferase family protein: MSDTIADPAFEPPPEAQAFYEEALRLLKESGVPFLLSGTYAVTAYTGIRRPTKDLDVFCKPGDYPRILAFFQARGYRTDVEDERWIAKVWKDDKHFFDVIFAMSNGTIAVSDSWFGPDRITVYGHEVTITPPTALILSKAFIQDRYRYDGADVNHVILKQAEAIDWKSLLDQMDLYWEVLMAHLLNFRFAYPTERGLVPAWLMTELIGRLQAQVDLPPPRVKVCRGRLFSPRDYIADISEWGFGDVVGKGLEERHDPVA; this comes from the coding sequence ATGTCCGACACGATCGCCGACCCGGCCTTTGAACCACCGCCCGAAGCCCAGGCCTTCTACGAGGAGGCCTTGCGCCTGCTGAAGGAATCCGGCGTGCCCTTCCTTCTGTCGGGCACCTATGCGGTTACCGCCTATACGGGAATCCGTCGGCCGACTAAGGATCTCGATGTCTTCTGCAAGCCTGGCGATTACCCTCGAATCCTCGCCTTCTTCCAGGCGCGCGGCTATCGCACCGACGTGGAGGACGAACGCTGGATCGCCAAGGTCTGGAAGGATGACAAGCACTTCTTCGACGTCATCTTCGCCATGTCGAACGGCACCATCGCCGTGTCCGACAGCTGGTTCGGACCGGACCGCATCACCGTCTACGGGCATGAGGTGACGATCACCCCGCCGACCGCCCTGATCCTGTCCAAGGCCTTTATCCAGGACCGCTATCGCTACGACGGCGCGGACGTGAACCACGTCATCCTGAAGCAGGCCGAGGCCATCGACTGGAAGTCGCTGCTGGATCAGATGGACCTTTATTGGGAGGTGCTGATGGCGCACCTGCTCAACTTCCGCTTCGCCTATCCGACCGAGCGCGGTCTGGTGCCCGCCTGGCTGATGACCGAACTGATCGGCCGCCTGCAGGCCCAGGTCGATCTGCCGCCGCCGCGCGTCAAGGTGTGTCGCGGGCGTCTGTTCAGCCCGCGCGACTATATCGCCGACATCTCCGAATGGGGCTTCGGCGACGTGGTGGGCAAGGGCCTTGAGGAGCGCCATGACCCCGTCGCCTGA
- a CDS encoding ChrR family anti-sigma-E factor produces MIPARNPSEERLLAYAAGTLSPPEAVVVAAHLALRPANDAWVRRLQSVGGEFLEETPPSVLSDGALSRAMARIETDAGEVRVQPPLNDMPELPKPLRRYALGPWRWIGPGMRMRDVHAPRDGDCRVILLKIDPGRETPRHTHGGVELTCVLSGAYATEKEWFGVGDLEEADEDVLHRPRVVSDEPCLCVVALDGQIQLDGWMGRLMQPFVRL; encoded by the coding sequence ATGATTCCCGCCCGCAACCCTTCTGAAGAGCGCCTGCTGGCCTATGCCGCCGGAACGCTGAGTCCGCCTGAAGCGGTGGTCGTCGCCGCCCACCTGGCCTTGCGCCCCGCCAACGACGCCTGGGTCCGACGACTGCAGTCCGTCGGCGGCGAGTTTCTGGAAGAGACGCCCCCCTCGGTCCTGTCGGACGGCGCTCTGTCCCGAGCCATGGCGCGGATTGAAACCGACGCCGGCGAAGTCCGGGTTCAGCCGCCGCTGAACGACATGCCTGAACTGCCAAAACCCTTGCGGCGGTATGCCCTGGGTCCATGGCGCTGGATCGGACCCGGGATGCGGATGCGCGACGTCCATGCGCCGCGCGACGGCGATTGCCGCGTCATCCTGCTGAAAATCGATCCGGGCCGTGAAACGCCCCGCCACACCCACGGCGGGGTCGAGCTGACCTGCGTTCTGTCCGGCGCTTACGCCACCGAGAAGGAATGGTTCGGGGTCGGGGATTTGGAAGAAGCTGATGAAGACGTGCTGCACCGGCCGCGCGTGGTTTCGGACGAGCCCTGCCTCTGCGTGGTGGCTCTGGACGGCCAGATACAGCTCGACGGCTGGATGGGCCGCCTGATGCAGCCCTTCGTGCGGCTGTGA
- a CDS encoding SAM-dependent methyltransferase — protein sequence MTTTFYGGQDEKRGASPVLDLLLRLLSSNWTWGRLTLVLPDGTNRQLSGRSTGHAAVLVIRDPRFAARVLRGGDIGFAEGYMAGEWDTPDLAVLLETLVNNYDHIRRLFDGNPLMNAVNWVGHRLNRNSRRGSQRNIHAHYDLGNAFYAAWLDPSMTYSSARFERPDQPLQEAQQAKYAALARLMDLKPGHRVLEIGCGWGGFAEFAAREVGALVTGVTISREQHDYARRRMFEAGLAERADIRLLDYRDVQGRFDRVASIEMFEAVGREYWPTYFQKIHDVLEPGGRAGLQVITIQNSLFEEYDARTDFIQKYVFPGGSLPSEDRMAPVIEKAGLKQTAVDRFGLDYADTLAEWTRRFDAAWTDIRSKSEAFDSRFHRLWRFYLAYCEAGFRSGRTDVIQIALDRAV from the coding sequence ATGACTACGACCTTCTACGGCGGCCAGGACGAGAAGAGGGGGGCTTCGCCCGTTCTCGATCTGCTGCTGCGCCTGCTATCCTCGAACTGGACCTGGGGACGCCTGACGCTCGTCCTGCCGGACGGGACGAACCGACAACTGAGCGGTCGATCCACGGGACACGCCGCAGTTCTGGTCATCCGCGACCCGCGCTTCGCCGCTCGGGTGTTGAGAGGCGGCGATATCGGCTTCGCCGAGGGCTATATGGCGGGCGAGTGGGACACCCCCGACCTCGCGGTCCTGCTGGAGACCCTGGTCAACAATTACGACCACATCCGCCGGCTGTTCGACGGAAATCCGCTGATGAACGCCGTAAACTGGGTCGGGCATAGGCTGAACCGCAACAGTCGACGCGGCTCGCAACGCAACATCCACGCCCACTACGATCTGGGCAACGCCTTCTACGCCGCCTGGCTGGATCCTTCGATGACCTATTCCTCGGCGCGGTTCGAGCGGCCCGACCAGCCGTTGCAGGAGGCGCAGCAGGCCAAATACGCCGCCCTGGCGCGCCTGATGGACCTCAAGCCCGGCCACCGCGTGCTGGAAATCGGCTGCGGCTGGGGCGGCTTCGCCGAGTTCGCAGCGCGCGAGGTCGGCGCCCTCGTCACCGGCGTGACGATCTCACGGGAACAGCATGACTACGCCCGCCGCCGCATGTTCGAGGCGGGGCTGGCCGAACGCGCGGACATTCGCCTGCTGGATTATCGCGATGTGCAGGGACGCTTCGACCGCGTCGCGTCAATCGAGATGTTCGAGGCTGTAGGCCGGGAATACTGGCCGACCTATTTTCAGAAGATACACGACGTTCTTGAACCCGGCGGACGGGCGGGCCTGCAGGTCATCACCATTCAGAACAGCCTGTTCGAGGAATACGACGCGCGCACGGACTTCATCCAGAAATACGTCTTTCCGGGCGGCTCTCTTCCGTCCGAGGACCGGATGGCCCCGGTGATCGAGAAGGCAGGGCTGAAGCAGACGGCGGTCGATCGTTTCGGTCTCGATTACGCCGACACTCTGGCCGAATGGACGCGCCGGTTCGACGCCGCCTGGACGGACATTCGGAGCAAAAGCGAGGCGTTCGATAGTCGTTTTCATCGTCTTTGGCGTTTCTACCTGGCCTATTGCGAGGCCGGGTTCCGTTCCGGTCGAACCGATGTCATCCAAATCGCCCTGGATCGGGCGGTCTGA
- a CDS encoding sigma-70 family RNA polymerase sigma factor, protein MSDGAENPLAHERLIEAVALRRDREAFALLFEHFAPRLKAWLMKSGASAAAAEDFAQDAMLTVWRKADLFDARKARAATWIFTIARNRRLDMLRRDARALPMPEIEPHEDESMRPDAILVMSDDARRVREALTLLKPDQVEVLRLAFFMDSPHSEIAQRLNLPLGTVKSRIRNAMIKLRALLEPSEEASL, encoded by the coding sequence ATGAGCGACGGAGCCGAGAATCCGCTTGCGCACGAACGGCTGATCGAGGCAGTGGCCCTCCGCCGCGACCGCGAGGCCTTCGCCCTTTTGTTTGAACATTTCGCCCCGCGCCTGAAAGCCTGGCTGATGAAATCCGGCGCCAGCGCGGCGGCGGCCGAAGACTTCGCCCAGGACGCCATGCTGACGGTCTGGCGCAAGGCGGACTTGTTCGACGCCCGCAAGGCGCGCGCCGCGACTTGGATTTTCACCATCGCCCGCAACCGCCGGCTGGACATGCTTCGACGCGACGCTCGCGCCCTGCCCATGCCTGAAATCGAGCCCCACGAAGACGAATCAATGCGGCCTGACGCCATACTGGTCATGAGTGACGACGCCCGCCGAGTGCGCGAGGCCTTAACGCTGCTGAAGCCCGATCAGGTCGAGGTCCTGCGCCTGGCCTTTTTCATGGACAGCCCCCATTCGGAAATCGCGCAAAGGCTGAACCTGCCGCTGGGCACGGTGAAGTCCCGCATCCGCAACGCCATGATCAAGCTGCGCGCGCTCCTCGAACCGTCCGAGGAGGCCTCCCTATGA
- a CDS encoding DUF2177 family protein has protein sequence MNIAIAYLSTLIVFAIIDTAWLGSMGDRLYRPFIGSMLADNFRLAPAIAFYALYAAGLTLFAVWPGLAEGGWKKALLWGGLFGLFAYGTYDLTNLATLKTWSLKLSLIDMAWGVCVSAGSSAIACALAARLFRLL, from the coding sequence ATGAATATCGCGATTGCCTATCTTTCCACCCTGATCGTGTTCGCCATCATCGACACCGCCTGGTTAGGCAGTATGGGCGACCGGCTCTATCGTCCTTTTATCGGTTCGATGTTGGCCGATAACTTCAGGCTGGCGCCCGCGATCGCCTTCTATGCTCTCTATGCGGCGGGATTGACCCTCTTCGCCGTCTGGCCTGGTTTGGCTGAGGGCGGCTGGAAGAAGGCGCTCTTGTGGGGCGGCCTGTTCGGCCTGTTCGCTTACGGGACTTATGACCTGACGAACCTGGCGACGCTGAAGACCTGGAGCCTGAAACTGTCGTTGATCGACATGGCCTGGGGCGTATGCGTCAGCGCGGGCTCGTCGGCGATCGCCTGCGCCTTGGCCGCGCGACTGTTCCGCCTGCTTTAA
- a CDS encoding cryptochrome/photolyase family protein, whose amino-acid sequence MAGDAATPVILWFRRDLRLGDNPALAAALAAKRPILPAYILDKSGEGRGPGGASRWWLDKSLRALDAALRQRGGRLILRRGDSEAELRRLIDETGADQVFMNRRFEPEAFVRDADIAHDLQEAGVACHGFNGSLLTRPGAVLTGAGKPCRVFTPFMKALLQAAPERPSTPAPETLVTPEGPAGQDIDAWGLHPCAPDWSRGFDWTPGEAGAAAALATFIESGLADYAVGRDVPGRRGTSRLSPHLHWGEISPRGVVRAVRAAVADGRVAPAQADKFIAEIGWREFSAHLLHQFPYMAQRAFRPEFDAMPWRADPEGLQAWKQGRTGYPLVDAGMRELWATGWMHNRVRMVVASFLVKHLLIDWREGEAWFWDTLVDADQASNVQNWQWVAGSGADAAPYFRIFNPVTQGEKFDPAGRYVRRWVPEIRALPDRWLHAPWSAPAAVLAEAGVRLGRTYPRPIVDHAAARARALDALKSLAARPLDEEPT is encoded by the coding sequence TTGGCCGGTGACGCCGCGACCCCCGTCATCCTGTGGTTTCGCCGCGACCTGAGGCTGGGCGATAATCCCGCCCTGGCCGCCGCGCTTGCCGCGAAACGGCCGATCCTTCCCGCTTATATTCTTGACAAGAGCGGGGAGGGGCGTGGTCCCGGCGGCGCCTCCCGGTGGTGGCTGGACAAATCCTTGCGCGCCCTCGACGCCGCGCTGCGCCAGCGCGGAGGGCGGCTCATCCTGCGGCGCGGCGACAGCGAGGCTGAACTTCGCCGCCTGATTGACGAGACCGGCGCCGACCAGGTCTTCATGAACCGCCGGTTCGAGCCAGAGGCCTTCGTCCGCGACGCCGACATCGCCCACGACCTGCAGGAAGCGGGCGTCGCCTGCCACGGTTTCAACGGCAGCCTGCTGACACGCCCGGGCGCTGTCCTGACCGGCGCGGGAAAGCCGTGCCGGGTGTTCACCCCCTTTATGAAGGCGCTGCTTCAGGCCGCGCCCGAGCGACCCTCGACGCCCGCGCCGGAAACCCTGGTCACGCCCGAAGGGCCGGCCGGCCAGGACATCGACGCCTGGGGGCTTCATCCCTGCGCGCCGGACTGGTCCCGAGGCTTTGACTGGACGCCCGGAGAGGCCGGCGCTGCCGCCGCCTTGGCGACTTTCATCGAGAGCGGTTTGGCGGACTACGCGGTCGGCCGTGACGTGCCGGGGCGCCGGGGCACGTCGCGTCTGTCGCCGCACCTGCACTGGGGCGAGATCAGCCCGCGCGGGGTGGTGCGGGCCGTCCGCGCGGCGGTCGCCGACGGCCGCGTGGCCCCCGCCCAGGCGGACAAGTTCATCGCCGAGATCGGTTGGCGCGAGTTCTCGGCCCATCTGTTGCATCAGTTTCCCTACATGGCCCAGCGCGCTTTTCGGCCCGAGTTCGACGCCATGCCCTGGCGGGCCGATCCCGAGGGGCTTCAGGCGTGGAAGCAGGGGCGCACCGGCTACCCGTTGGTCGATGCGGGGATGCGTGAGTTGTGGGCGACCGGCTGGATGCACAACCGCGTGCGGATGGTGGTCGCCTCCTTCCTGGTCAAGCATCTGCTGATCGACTGGCGCGAGGGCGAGGCCTGGTTCTGGGACACCCTGGTGGACGCCGACCAGGCCAGCAATGTGCAGAACTGGCAGTGGGTCGCAGGCTCTGGCGCCGACGCCGCGCCCTATTTCCGTATCTTCAACCCGGTGACCCAAGGCGAGAAGTTCGACCCTGCCGGGCGCTATGTGCGTCGTTGGGTTCCTGAGATCCGGGCACTGCCGGATCGCTGGCTGCACGCGCCCTGGTCGGCCCCCGCCGCTGTCCTGGCCGAGGCCGGGGTGAGGCTGGGCCGCACCTACCCGCGCCCGATCGTGGATCACGCGGCGGCGCGAGCGCGGGCGCTGGACGCCCTGAAATCGCTCGCCGCGCGACCCTTGGATGAAGAGCCGACATGA
- a CDS encoding DUF3313 family protein codes for MDFRIARLAVAAAGLSAALGACATTEVKPGSGFLSSYEGLEPRTDVVRASVLQRRDEALTATVDRVWVAPAEVFGVSDPVLSPEERRLVLTEVDRQLCYELSERYQIAEQPDPGAGTVRVGVTHIRPTHQAGSAAAAVANFFIPGPIKVRAPGGLGGLGAEAELLTPDGRQAAAIVWRRDAMLVGTDKPSLSRVGDAHQLAEPLGDMVADALAPENREARPAPTPDPCRRFGPRIRPEGFIAGIATGLYQPEWSGGRAVPPDSD; via the coding sequence ATGGATTTCAGGATTGCGCGGCTCGCCGTCGCAGCAGCGGGCCTGTCGGCCGCGCTGGGCGCTTGCGCGACCACCGAGGTCAAGCCGGGATCGGGCTTCCTGTCCTCCTACGAAGGACTTGAGCCTCGCACCGACGTGGTGAGGGCTTCGGTTCTGCAGCGTCGCGATGAAGCGTTGACCGCGACGGTCGACCGTGTCTGGGTCGCGCCGGCCGAGGTGTTCGGCGTTTCAGACCCGGTGCTTTCGCCGGAGGAGCGGCGGCTGGTCTTGACGGAGGTCGATCGTCAGCTTTGCTATGAACTGAGCGAGCGATACCAAATCGCTGAACAGCCGGATCCAGGCGCCGGGACCGTGCGGGTCGGGGTGACGCATATCCGGCCAACGCACCAGGCGGGTTCTGCGGCTGCAGCGGTTGCGAACTTCTTTATTCCAGGGCCGATCAAGGTCCGAGCGCCCGGCGGACTGGGCGGGCTAGGGGCCGAGGCCGAGCTGTTGACGCCGGACGGGCGGCAGGCCGCGGCGATTGTCTGGCGACGCGACGCCATGCTTGTGGGCACGGACAAGCCTTCCCTTTCTCGAGTCGGCGATGCGCACCAACTGGCCGAGCCCTTGGGCGACATGGTTGCTGACGCCCTGGCGCCGGAAAATCGCGAAGCACGCCCGGCGCCCACCCCTGATCCGTGTCGACGGTTCGGTCCGCGAATTCGGCCCGAAGGCTTCATCGCCGGCATAGCAACGGGCCTGTATCAGCCTGAGTGGAGCGGCGGACGCGCCGTACCGCCTGACTCGGACTGA
- a CDS encoding NAD(P)/FAD-dependent oxidoreductase: MSLPTAVPSNAPLKVAVVGSGVAALSSAWLLSQKHLVTLYEKAERLGGHSNTVTAGALGAEVPVDTGFICFNDATYPNLIALFQHLGVQTRATDMSFAVSLEQGRFEYAAPGLFAQRRNLFRPRFWSMLGEILRFYRQAPVDLAGLTDPRLTLGDYLKRQGFSEAFRDDHLLPMAAAIWSSPAHTLLDYPAEAFIRFCGNHGLLKLVGRPLWRTVEGGSRVYVERLARAISDIRLDRGVTAVRRTSEGVIVHDSQGGAERFDHVVIGAHADQALAMLADPTERETQVLGAFRYSRNLTVLHTDQTLMPRRRRAWASWNYIGADDGLCVTYWMNRLQGLQGQDLFVTLNPPRPPRTGSLLRSELYEHPIFTPEAIQAQKQLWGLQGQGGVWFCGAHFGAGFHEDGLQSGLAVAEQLGGVRRPWAVENESGRIHLPMSAPSVLEATA, translated from the coding sequence ATGTCCTTACCGACTGCTGTCCCTTCTAACGCGCCGCTGAAGGTCGCCGTCGTGGGTTCGGGCGTGGCCGCCTTGTCTTCGGCCTGGCTGCTGTCTCAGAAGCATCTCGTCACCCTCTACGAGAAGGCCGAAAGGCTGGGCGGTCACTCCAATACGGTGACGGCGGGCGCGCTCGGCGCCGAGGTTCCCGTAGATACAGGCTTCATCTGCTTCAACGACGCCACCTATCCCAACCTGATCGCGCTATTCCAACATCTTGGAGTGCAGACCCGCGCGACGGATATGTCTTTCGCCGTGTCGCTGGAGCAGGGGCGGTTTGAATATGCGGCGCCGGGACTGTTCGCCCAGCGTCGCAACCTGTTTCGGCCGCGCTTCTGGTCGATGCTAGGCGAAATCCTGCGCTTTTACCGCCAGGCCCCAGTCGATCTGGCCGGGTTGACGGATCCCCGGTTGACCCTCGGCGATTATCTGAAGCGGCAGGGCTTCAGCGAAGCTTTCCGTGATGATCACCTGCTGCCGATGGCGGCGGCGATCTGGTCATCCCCGGCGCACACTTTGTTGGACTATCCGGCCGAGGCTTTCATACGCTTCTGCGGCAACCACGGCCTGCTGAAGCTGGTCGGACGGCCGCTTTGGCGCACGGTCGAGGGCGGCAGCCGCGTCTACGTCGAGCGTCTGGCGCGGGCGATCTCCGACATTCGCCTGGACCGCGGCGTGACGGCGGTGCGGCGCACCAGCGAGGGCGTCATCGTCCACGACAGCCAAGGCGGGGCCGAGCGGTTCGACCATGTAGTGATCGGCGCCCATGCGGATCAGGCACTGGCCATGTTGGCGGACCCGACGGAGCGTGAAACCCAAGTGCTGGGCGCCTTCCGTTACAGCCGCAACCTGACGGTTCTCCATACGGATCAGACCCTGATGCCGCGCCGCCGACGGGCTTGGGCCAGTTGGAACTATATCGGGGCCGACGACGGTCTGTGCGTCACCTACTGGATGAACCGTCTTCAGGGGCTTCAAGGCCAGGACCTGTTCGTCACCTTGAACCCGCCGCGTCCGCCGCGCACGGGCTCCTTGCTGCGCAGCGAACTTTACGAGCACCCGATCTTCACCCCAGAGGCCATCCAGGCTCAGAAGCAGCTGTGGGGCCTGCAAGGGCAGGGCGGCGTGTGGTTCTGCGGCGCCCATTTCGGCGCTGGCTTTCACGAGGACGGCCTACAGTCTGGACTCGCCGTCGCGGAGCAGTTGGGCGGCGTTCGCAGGCCCTGGGCTGTCGAGAACGAGAGCGGACGCATCCATCTGCCCATGTCCGCGCCCAGCGTGCTTGAGGCGACGGCGTGA